CCTGCAAGTTGCACTCAGCTGCTGTTGGCAGACATAAATATGAAGCAGGATTCTGCATCAAATTCCACATTTTCACTTACTTTACATTACGATTTGGTGTCAGAGTTTATACTCACAGTGAGGTTGTCCCTTAGTAGCTGCATGATCAGCGTGCTGTCTTTGTACGAGTCCTCGTTCAAGGTGTCGAGCTCGGCGATCGCCTCGTCGAAagcctgcagagagaaagaggaagggagggagggagagagagagagagagagagaaaggttcACAGTTGTAAATCCTTCTGAAAATATATTCACACGCAGATTTTGGTTTGTCTCTGTTAACAACATCTTCTTTGTTTGGTCTTTTGAGTTTTCTCACAAAAACACCACCTTTTTAGAAACAGGTCTTAAGGCTCTGGGGACTGCTGTGTCTCATGGGTATGATTTTTGACAATCGTGTCCAGAAAATGGCTGTCAGACGCCTGAGGACTGCAGGTCTGCCAGGAACAAGAGCTCAGCAGCTGGCTGCTCCATCTTGACTGTTAACTGGCAGACGGTTCTGTGGAGGAGGGGCCACCTGTCCATAACCTGAAACGTGGGGCCCCTTACATGAACAAACAGTGTCTTGCACCCACCTGCTTGGCCAGAGAGCAGGCCTGCTCAGGGGAGTTGAGGATTTCGTAGTAGAAGACGGAGAAGTTGAGGGCCAGGCCCAGCCGGATGGGGTGTGTTGGCTGCATGTCCTTCTTGCTGATGTCGAAGGCGTTCTGGTAGGCCTGCTGAGAGTTCTCCACCGTATCTGCACAACACAAAGAACCACCAGGCAGGTACTTTGGTCACACACTGTGATCCTGAACAGCAGTCCCAATGACGCATCTTACATCGACCAGTGTTTCCCATTAAATACCCAGACCGTGGCGGCCCGCCAGAGTCTAATTTGTCCCCGCTACAGTTTCAACTGAAAACACTTCTCAGTGtttcacatacagtattagtaGCAGCCAACCACAATGTCAACTCTGACCACCAcatattgatttcttttttttttttttttactacttaaAACGGgaaaaatcttattttattgtagAGCTGTGTGCAGCGCAGTGATTCGCTCAGCTCCTCCTTGGTGGAAAAATCCAAACCAGTAATAAACTTACCATTAAATCCACGTTAAACTTTATTatcatcatttcagtcatttttcaaaccaAAATATCAAACACTTACTGGTTTtacctccaaaaaaaaagatttacagtaAGAAAAAGATAAACAGTAAATGAAATATCTGAGTTTTAGACAAAACAAAGTCCTTTCCTAACTTCGTCTCCATCTAGTCACAACTTCCTAAACAATGGGTGCTTTGGCTTATTGCCATGACAATCAATCAGATGACTGATAACCGTGGCGACAAACCATTATGGGTTACTGTCTCTTGGCAACAGTCTGAATGAGTCTCGCCATTAACAATAGGAGCTTTAGTAAAAGTATATAAATAGATGACAAAAGAAACGTGTAATCAAAGAACAGCATCATTTTTCTGTAATCTCCGTCTGATGATCTGTACATCACCTTTTGAAGGCGTTACAAGTGTAATTTTGAAATATCAGTATCACTGTCTGTGACTTGGTATGACTAATGTGAACAAATGACACCGTGGCTGAGGCCCTGTCCTCTGATCCCTCCGTGCCACCTTTGTCTTCACTGAAAAGGACAGATGTGTTTTTCCCTTTACCACCTGCAACTGTGAAGAAAAGCTTCCATTCATCTGGCAgattataattattttataaCATATCCAAACTGTTGGCACACAGTGAAAGGCAATCTTCTCACTGATGGTTTATATTTGATTACAGTAATTATACTACTTCCTCAGATATAAAATAGTTTAAATGCTTTATACAACAcctttaaaaacatattcaagtcAGCATGTAGGTTAAAAAATAACTTGTGTGCCCTGCATTTCTATGCTATTTTGAAGAATTTAAGCATCCACCACTAGTGATGGTTGGTGCAGGCTGTAATTTCAGTAAGTCACTAAACAGGGTTTCTAGCTCTTTTTGAACAAAAAGCAGACTCTTTTCTGCAAGCAATAAAAAAGTCCTACTAAGTTCTGCTCATTAAAAAGCAATATTTACTCTGCACAACACAGCCAGCAGCAACTGACTTTTGTTAAGGCAATAAAAAGGAGGCTCTGGCTAGGTTCTGGTTAGCACACTATGTAAGGAATCCTCCTTTTAACAGGGGTTAGGCCCTTGAGTCAACAAACATCACTCTGCTCAACTGTCCTTTAACAAGACACTGAATCCCACCGAGCTCCACGGCTGCTGCACTGTAGCACAACTTGAACTGAGTCTCCTAAATGATGAATCGATTTGCTCATTTAATAACGCTTTTCTTGTTTCCTGACGAAAtctgagtgaaagaaaaataatggcTCAAGCCCAGACACTCACCCTTCTTTGAGTCCCCAGAGGCCACCTCTGACAGGTATCTGAAGTAGTCTCCTTTCATTTTGAGGTAGAACACCTTGCTCTCCGCCTGAGATGCATTGGGAATGAGGAATTTGTCGAGCAGATTCTGAAAGAGATGAGAAACGACAGACGAGAAGGGTTTATAAGCATTCTGTATTTAGAAACCAGCCCGTGGACGAGTTAGATGACAACTTGATTACAGATGGTTTTACTAATGCCTGTCTTTGCACTACAGCCTTTGCTGAAAACCAAACTTGTGACGAGTGCACACAACAAACACCACCAACAACTAATGAGGAAACACCCAAACCTCAGTTATTTTTGTACACGCTTAAATTTTGTTAGGACCTGTGAGGTGTGGCATTCAGTCTGCCCAGTGTGCAGACTGAATGTGGAAGTTGTGGGGGACACTGACCAACCCTAACTGCTCAGTGTAACGTCCATGGCTAGCTTGTTCTCCTGCAGCGCAGACAGTCAGAGCTAACCGGTGATAAACAGCTGCTGATGggcctcagagtctccagtggAAAGGTACAAAGGCTTCGTACCTTTCCAGTTACTGGCATCTCTCAAGGCTTTTTAACGTTACCTGACTGCCGCAAGTCAGGCTAAATTAGCTTAGCACCGGTTGTTTGTGAATTCATACTTAGCCAAGTTATAACGTAAGTTTGTACTCAGTAGAATTTTACGCAGCACTGAATTAAAACATGTTGCATCACACAAACTAGTTCTTCTTAACTAGTTTATTAACCGAACCAACTGACAAAGCTAACGTTGGCTTGCTAACATCCAACACTTTTCGGTTGACGTGTGAAAGACATAATATGCAAAATGGCCGACATATGTAACGTGAAATTGATTTATCCATGGAAGAATTTAACTTTCATTTCATACAAATACTGGAGCACCTCAAATAATGAAATGTTACGCCAACTTTGACAAAATGAGTAAATATCTTCAGGTTAGCATAATCAGAGATTCCCCTCTCATCACAAACTGTCTGAACACTAATGACTCTGGAACACAGATCTTTTTCTTGTACGTAGAGAAATAAAACCGAAACGTTTAGTTTGTGAGTGTTGTGCTGATTTTTGACACTTTCATATTATTACATCTGTAAAACAAAGTTTTCTGTATGTGCTTTATAAAGGGATCTGACAGAAAGGGGTTTTTGTAGTCATATACCCTCTCCGCCTGGAGCCACCTGATCAATATGTTCTTACATTATATGtttgaaaaggaggaaaataagGCCAGTGTGCTGTTGGGGTGTCACTAACTTACAGCATGTGTATCATTCTTGTTCCTTTCTGCTAACGTTGTCCTCATCTGATTGTTTAAAGAAGCCTTTTACCCAGATCATGTGATCCAGGCTGACTTTACCCTAGAGCTTCTCCTCACTGAGACCAGCTTTGTTTTAGTGGTCGCCTATAGCGCTTTCAACCACCAGAAGCATGTTTCAATCTGCTGACTCCAGTGACCTGGCCTGGGAATGTGATGTCGACATCCAACTCTGAACCAGGCTGAAATCACTGGATCAAGATTAACTACCAGTTGCAAATGAAGTCGTACAGTATGGCTGACGAATCAGGAGATTATCAGCAGAGAAACTGTGATGTCTGTGGTGTATGTGAAATAAAATGGCTTGTTCACCTTGTTCCACCAGACAGCTGAGgaaatgaatattttatcattGCAGCAGGAGAAAAGACAGCCCTCCGtggcaggaaaaataaataggTAATTTCTGTGAATTACAATCAAATGCTTTTCCACaacaaatgcatttgtttttgtaactgCGGCTTGTTTTATGTTCAAATAACTTAATTCCAATATCCTTTCCATTTGGCCAGTATTTTTTAGTGTTATTCTAACTGGTGATATACTAGATGTCATCTCAGTGCTTTTGACTTCTGAGTGATTACATGAACtgttataaaatatttaacCTATAACATCACATCTAAAAGACACCCACGCCCATCCAACTTTTCCCTGTGACCCACTAGATTTCCTGCACTGAAGGCTTCTCATGTATTTTGTCAAACTGATTcacaaacatttttctgatcGTTATTCCTTCAACAAAGTCGGCCGTCAGAAATCTGCAGCTACTAACACGCTTACCAGCAGAGCTCTGCGTTTAACCTATCCTGTAAACATACCAGGTCAGTTGTTAAATATGATAATTATTACAAAATAATCCTGGTTTCTACGCTTAGCATTTATTATTTTGACAGCAAACATACCTGATTTTCAAATGCTGTTCTTATTTTTTGCAGTACAATGAAAACACTGCGCTCTTtgtgcaaaacagaaaaacatctgcAGTTTCAACCCAATATCACACAAATCTAATAAGTACTGGGGaagaaaattctgtttttgtcactggTCTGATCAAATTGTAATATCTTTTAGGTCAAGGTCACTGACATATTTTCTGTCCAGTGGATGCATCAAAGCCTTCCCTTTCCAAGCTTTCTGCTGCTTTAAGGACAGCATGTCTCCACCCGTCCTTCCCTCCCTTCATTCCTACCGCACCACATCACTGCAGAGGCTTCCAGTTTGACCTTGAAGATATTATTAGAAGTCTGCTCAGGCGCTAAAAATTTGAGTCTGGTTTGACCTTGAGCAATTTCTGTTCTAACCTAGTCAGGACCTGACAGTGTGGGGGTTGTTCATCAGGCCAAAATCATATCGAAGGCCTGAAGTGtttaaaaactgcaaataatATACGTCCCCACAGTCTAGCTTTGAGCCTTTCAGGTCATATTAGGCTCAGGCATAATTATAGAGCTTTACTTCAACCATTGTTTCACTGACGCCCTTAACTAGAGAGACAGACCATAAACTAACAGCTATggattctgtgttttttgtaaagatggccaaaagaagtcacaCTTGAGGAGCTTTTTGGTTACAAAACATCACCAACATCTCTTTCCTGCCTCTCAACCACAAGTCGCTGCACTTTTCCTCACTGTATTCCTCCCAGAAGCTCTGGCTGCACCTAAAAAGCATATCAGCAGAATTAAACCAGCACATGGCAAGACCACACCAACCGGTGTTCACACTGATTGTTTTGTCACATTTCTGACATTCtgtgcaggtaaaaaaaaatctaatacaCGATCTCGTTCGTGGGTTTGTAAGAAACAAAAAGGTTGCAGTGGCATGCATGAAGTTGTGTGCCAACTTGTTTGGAGCTTAGGCAAACAAATGCGTTGGTCAACATGATTCTGTTCTgacagatgaatgaataaagACATGGCAGAGTCGCATCCAACGAATCAGGCGCGATAATGGTTTGCTGGGCGTTTAGTTCAAGAACCACTATATTTAAAACGCGGGGTGCCCTGGAGACCTCAGCGTTTTGGCAGGTTGTCCTCGGCATCAGAACTCGTTCATTGCATTGTTTGGTCACATTGGAGGCCAGGACTGTTTAGTGCTGTgacgattagttgattaatcgattagtccATTGAGAGAAAGTTAATCAACAAGTCTTTTGATAATCAACTATGTATTTTGTTTCTTAATTGATTATCCAAATAAGTAATAATTTGAATTCTTTAATGCCAATGATTGCTGACTGTTGATGTGTTAACTTCCCATAGCTGTAAAAACCTGTCATGCTATTATAAACTACTGGGCAGTGTTTTGTCATCTGACTTCACCAGGCTTTCAAACTCATGGATGTATTACTCAATCTGGACTTCCTGGATCATTCTTCATGCTCTCACACATACCTGTAGCAACACGCCCACATCAAtgcagctcctttttttttttctttttttaatgcagcgCTATTTTCAGTCACAACTGCTCAAGCTTCATTTGACCGAGAGCACTTGAAAAAGCAAGAAGTTGCAGTGCTAAAAACATGTTATGCATTCTTAGATTTTTATATTCCTACTCTTCTGCGCTCCCACAAACTGTAGGTGAATTCTCATGACTTGATGCAGTGTTGCCTTTGCAGTCACTCTTCTGATTCTGCACcaagtaaatacaaaaaaatgaagCCAAGATGCCCAAGTGGGGTAGCAAGGCGAAAAACTGAGAAGAAAATTAAAGCTTTGTTTGACAACTCTTTCAACAGCTGCCAGTGCTGCTGCTAGCAACATTATTACTGTCTCCACGAGTAACACCatgtgactgttcttttttcctCAGCCAGGGGGGGATCGGCTGTAATGTGCTGTCTTCCACCATCTTTCTCTATTCCTCTACATCTCCCTCTTCTGTCCCACTCCTCCCATTCCTCCCGCCTATCACCACCCCCCCACcttgtcctttctctctctctccctctccatcttcaCACCCCCTCGCTCCACGCCTGCCCTCTCCCATCCCTCTCCATACCAGCACGTCATGGCAGATTTCTTGGAGTTCAGACTCGATCTTCACACGGTAATCGCGAGCCATCTGCTGTTTCTTCTCGTTCCCCTCCGTCTTCTGCTCGATGCTGGAGATGACGCGCCAGGATGAACGACGGGCCCCCACCTGATGGCAACAAAAAAAACGTCAACCTGATACTGACATTAAAAGACAACATCTTCAAtgcagtgcattcagaaagCATTCAGACTCcttcacattttgttatgttgcagccttaagccaaaatcatttaaattcatttttctcctcATCAAATCTACACTCAGTATTCCTTCTCTCCCAgttgctcagtttggccagaCCACCAGCTCTAAGCGGAGCCCAGGTTGTTCAAAACTTCTCCCATCTAAGAATTACAGAAGCCACTGTGCTCTTGGGAACCTTCaatacagcagcagtgtttctgtcGCCTTCCCCAGATCTGTGCCTCGACATaatcctgtctctgagctctgcaggcagttcctttgacctcctGGCTCGGTTTTCACCTTGATACACACTGTCAGCTGTGAGACCTTaaagagacaggtgtgtgtctttccaAATCATGTCAGATTAATCGAATTCACACCAGGTGGATTCCAAATCCAGGTGTAGAAACACCTCATAGATCTGAAATGGGAGACACCCGAGCTAAATCTGAAGTGTCatagcaaagggtctgaatatttACGTCAATGTGAAATTTCAGTTTATCCTCTTTaattaatatgcaaaaaaatcttcaattctgtttttagtttgttaGGGGATAATGAGCGAAGGCTGCAACTATTcgctgattaatcaattagttgatcaactaattttcaactactttgataatcgattaattgCCTTAGACATATTTAAGGAGAAATTCCATATATTCactgattccagcttctcaaagtGAGAAGCATTAGAACATGTGACTGTACATGAAGGTCTGCTTCCACATCATGTGAGACAAGTGTGGTTTATGTTCTTTCCTATGTCCCATCTAAACATACCAAAGGAGTGACTCATAATACTGGTCTCCTGGTTGGGTTACAGCTAGCACTAAAACATGCAACAAAAAGTACTGACTGGTACTCAATGTTGgcaagcttaaaaaaaaaaaaagaaaacataaagtaAACCTCGATGATAAATACAGAAGCAGTGCTGGAAAACCTGAGGCTGCTCTTACATAATTTGTGCTTCAAAGTTAGACTATAAAATCttcatggaaaaaaacacaaaaataattgCAGCACAGCAAGTGACAGTGTTCCCATTATGCGAGAGGAGATTTTGCCTTGGACCAAATGCAAACATTTTAGCTGTCACTATAAAGGCTATAAATATATAACAGCAGGGGaaagcaaaatgttttgtaaGATGTATTACAAATCTGTGCATCCTGTAATAGCACTAATACTGAAGAGTACGCTCTGCCTTCAAAAATGGCATTTTAATGTGCGATGAGCCAAGATAAGATAAGCTATGAAGTACAGTCCAGTGTTGCAGCCTGCACATTAAGTCCTGTTTCCCCAAGCCACCACTGTAAATGTTTCCAAAAATCTGGCAGTCATTTGAGAAAGAACAGAGGCCGTAACTTCAGAGGGAGATGTTCCTGCCGCCACGGGGGTTAAATCATTGTCAAAATGCACCGTAGGTGCTTTATTATGGGTGTAACAATATAGAGTGGCATGTTTGGCAAAACTAATCTGTGATAATACAATTAGTAGTGCTGAAAAATGGATGACAATATAAATTTCAAATGCAAAGTGAAGTACAGCAGAGAGAATTTTTGCATTACTTTGACTGCTGGAgtgccttttctctctctcttttgggCCATGAGGAGTCACTGGTCAATTTCCTCGAAGGACATTTGTTGTGACAACACACCGACTGAGACAAAGCCCAGAAACACAGATTTCCAAACTTACCAGGAACTTCGGTTTCTCTTAATATCCCCTACACAAACTACTCTGAATAATGCCAAATCTTTACTGGAGTTGAACCATTCAACTGGATATGGATGTAGAGTTATTTTTGCCTCAGTTTGTATTTGTGAGGgattctgcttctgtttgtcactgtgtcCATTTCCATGTACTCAGCACGTGTGCTTAAATGTATTAATTGCATTTTGTAGTGAAatagttttgctgttttaagtCTGTTTTTGCACATTATACGTCTTTGTCTGTATGCACTGTTTTCAGTCAACAATCCATGAGCTGTAGATTATGAATTGAACCAAATCATGACGGTTAAGTGTAGAGCCTTGACAGACAAGAGACATTTGAGCTATTAGATGGATGCCATACCACGTTCTTGTAGGCGACGGAGAGCAGGTTGCGCTCCTCGTTGCTGAGCTCCAGGCCCTGCTCCGTCACAGCCTTCATGGCAGCCGCCATGTCGTCGTAGCGCTCGGCCTGCTCTGCCAGCTTGGCTTTCTGCACCAGGTCGTTCTTATCCATCTTTTAGGCTGTAAGGAGAAGAACAGcgaacagaaagacagaattAGCATTTGGACTTTCCATCTATCAACTAGGAAGGgcaaaaacaggaagacagTCTTGGAAAGAGCCGAGAGACACAATGCGAACGATAGAAACGCGAGTGTGACAAATAAGGGTGTGTGAGATCTGTGGGCCTGTGAAGTAGAGCATGGTGAAGAAGGGAAAGAAATAACAGGAAGGGAAAGCCACTAGAGTGAGATAAATATTGTGTCACTTTTTAGAAGCTGAAATATGCACAGATACTTGATCATTTGATAAGCAAACCACTACGTACTGGTCTGGCAAAAGCGAATTAATAAACTGAATGGATCCTAATATCATGTACAAAATAggtacaacaaaaaaaatataccagcaaaaacataacagcacttcataaaatgtcaaaaacccTTCAATTCCAGTGAAATGGCTGCTCCCAGTTATTTCATCCCCTTGGGCTCTATGCTCTCCAGATGAATCTGTAGGTCTAAGTAGGCCACAGCCTCATCTCCATCTCCTTTATATATACACATCACACTATAAACCCTCCACAGTGGGTTTTGACCGGCTGCATATCTAATTCGTTTGAACGACTTGTAGATACCCTACTTCAGCATTTAAACTGCTAAAGAATAAACTAACACACTCTAACAGCAGAAGTAAAATACgttaataaaacacacagcagaaaccaGCTTTACCCTCACACCTGCACAATAACGTCAATAAAGTTTGATAACTTTCCATGCTGGATGCTTAACCTGGTGACCACCCTTCCACCAGAGGGAAACTTAAGAACCACTCTGTTGTGTTCAGGTAACCCTGAAGCttacctgacctctgacccccccTGTGGAAGCAGAGGGGTGAGGATGAGGTTCCCCTGCAGTGGGCAAAAGAGGTATAAGCTACGATAAATTCCACAAGAATACAGTATTACTGTTTCTTGGACTTGTGTAGTTCAACTCATAAATTTATATTGTGAATCAATTAAATCTGGATTTTTCAACCAAAGCTTATTTAAGTATTTGGATTTTTTCCAGGGGGTTTTAGTGGAAGATATGAGATTTAACTAGAACTGTTTCAATGAACATGGTCCCCAGTCTGAGTTAATGTTGAGTTGCCACAGATGCCGGGTTTTGAGCCAACACAATAAGCACCAACGTGATCgacagaaaatcaaaaatgaaaccaaaccAGGAGAAAATTGCACGTCATTACATACTTAAAATAACTCTGGTTAGTGAACAAAGAATAAACAGCAGGTGgtctggcttttttttaaagtcttctAAGCTgctgagaaatgaaaaagactgaacaatCAAAATAATCAATTCCAGAAGAGGTTTCAACATAGATTCAGAGACTTTAACACCAAATGTAATTTATGAGACAAAACAACTGATTATGTGTTTGACCCCATTCAAGTCATCATTTAGTAAAAGTACCATTGGCAGGAACTACAGCATACCGACAATTTCTATATCAGCATTTCAAATCAGGACACTGCTTTCTTCCCTTCCCTTTTTGCTCTCGTTCTTTATTCCTAATTCTGAATTGCATTTTTCAAGTCCTGCCACAAATTCTTGACTTAACTACTTGGTCTGCCATAACCACTCCAGGAcattaatatttgttttaagCCATTTCTGTGTggatttgctttttgttgttttgagtcATTCTCTCGCTGGAAAATTAATCTCCTAAATCAGAGTTTTACCCCAGGAATTCAGTTTTATTGCACTCATGTTCATGTCTCTGCTTTCACAAGCAGCATCACCACAGCATAACATGCCAGCATTAGGCATCATggtgatgtgcatgtgtgtacggCTGCAACTAACGCTCATTTTCACTATCAATTAATCTGAGAAATTTGTTCTTGATTAATAGTTTGATCTACAAAACAGAAtcaaaaatgcccatcacaatttAAGCTGAGGTCTTCAAGTATATTATTTGCCCCACCCTAAAGATGTTCAGTTCACAGTAACGTGAAGACAAGGAAAGGCAAAGGCAGAgtatcctcacatttgagaaactggaaccaTTAAATATAtagcatttttgtttgaaaaatgacaaacagtgaATCAATTATTAAATTAGCTGCAGATTAAGTTTCTGTTGATCTATTAACCATTGCAGCGCAAGTGCAGTGTTTAGCATAAGCACTGCAGTCAAGAATCTCCACTTCCGGTCGTCATTTCATAGATCTTTCCTACAACCTGTTTAAAAATTTACCACAAGCCTTCTTGCAGACACGAGGTATCATGCAGTTTTGTTTCCCCAACAGTTTTTCTCTGCCCACTCTGCAGTATAGTTGCAACTGGTAAAGCCCCTGTCAGTAGCTGTGTACACAGCGTCTTCTCCCTCAGCAACAGAAACCTGTAACTTACTCAGAGTTCCTGAAGCCCACACGATGGACTCCTTCACTACTTCTCTTCTCACAtggacagtgtttttatttatttatttcaggacGAGGCCATCTGTGGGCAGATTTACAGCTGTGCCATATTTCCACAGTCTCCTTATGACTGATCTTAATGTATTTCTGTACAAAGGATATTTGAGGCTTTGGAGAATTTCTTGTATCCGTCCTTTGATTGATACGTTAcgactttatttttctttacctttCTAACACAAGCTGTGGTCAGATACAGGCATATTTGAAcctaaactgaaaaaaaaattggcccaaaatgattatttttttcttttaggttttTTGGGGCTTGTACTCTGTGCTTCAAACTCACATCACAGCGATTACCTCAGTGCTACCACATGGCACCGAGGCATCCATGGCAACCAATACCCCTCCCCATCTAGTCGTGG
This region of Toxotes jaculatrix isolate fToxJac2 chromosome 3, fToxJac2.pri, whole genome shotgun sequence genomic DNA includes:
- the ywhaba gene encoding 14-3-3 protein beta/alpha-A: MDKNDLVQKAKLAEQAERYDDMAAAMKAVTEQGLELSNEERNLLSVAYKNVVGARRSSWRVISSIEQKTEGNEKKQQMARDYRVKIESELQEICHDVLNLLDKFLIPNASQAESKVFYLKMKGDYFRYLSEVASGDSKKDTVENSQQAYQNAFDISKKDMQPTHPIRLGLALNFSVFYYEILNSPEQACSLAKQAFDEAIAELDTLNEDSYKDSTLIMQLLRDNLTLWTSENQGDEGETGDGEN